The sequence below is a genomic window from Ruminiclostridium josui JCM 17888.
TAGAGTGACCATGTTAAACCGCCATCAGTTGATCTTCTTACTCTTCCGCCAGTACCAACGGTTACAATAACATTACCGTTAGAAGCCACATCATATAACTGCTGACCGTCAACCGCTCCTGCATTTATAACTTCAACGGTATGAGACAGATATTTTATTCTAGCTACTAATCCGCCTCCACCTACAATAATGTCTATATCTTTGAATGTAGCCATATGCTCAAATGCATAAAGGGACAAATCATCTTTTGAAATTTTAACCCATTCAAAACCATCCTTTGAAAAACTAATGTGTCCGCGGGTTCCAGTTGCAAAGAAACCTTTTTCGGTTTCACTCCAAACTACGTTTCTAAAGGATGCATTTTTGTCCTGATAAACAGGTTTCCAATAAACTCCATCATAAGATACTTCTATGGTTCCATTTTCGCCTGTTGCAACAAACTTATCGTTAGCCCAAGCTACTTTTTTTAATAAAAATCCAAATTTAGACTCAACTTGAGGATAAATTTTTTGCTCTTTCCAAACAAAACCATTTTCTGATATCAGGCTTGTCCCTATATCAGTTATAGAATAAAATATATTTCCGTTCCATACAAGACTAGTTACATTAGAAACACTCTCTTTATATGATGCGAATACTTTTTCAGCCTTCACCCATTTATACCCGTCTTCTGAATAAAGTATTGCTCCGTTGCTTCCTGCAGCAACAAATACTTTTCCGTTTGATACCACAGAAGTTAGATTGTAATCAAACTTTGGAGGCATTACCTCTTTCCAGTCATAACCTTCTTCTGAAGTATAAATTGCACCCAAATCACCTACTGCTACAAACTGAGTTCCTCTGCTGGCAACTGAATTTAGTTGGGAATCAATTGGAAGCTGAATGTCTTTCCAATCTACTCCGTTTTCTGTCAACCTAATGATTCCGTAATCTCCAACTGCGGCAAACAATCCGTTGTCATTTGCTGCTATTGACCACAAATAACGATCTTGAGGTGCAGGAAGATCCTCAAAACCTTCAGCTTGGATTACCAGCATAGAAAAACAACTGGTAAAGAGCATACACATAACCAAGAGAATTACAAGATGTTTTTTCATATATACCCCTCCTAATAAATTATTATAGGTATATATTATATGATTTGTATATAATTGTAAATAAAATATGTATTAAATTCCACACAATATATATATTTTTTTATCCGCTCAAAGTTAGAATCTGTCATTTATACGGTTTCTTCGGCTATTAAAATTTTCGTCACTATTTATGGCATCTTCATCACTAGACACATTAATCAGTTTTTCATTATTATCCTGGTGAATCAGCTTTTCAATTTCAAGCTGATTTTTAGCCTTTATTTCTTCAGCCTTAACCATTGCATCTGCTTTAATTTGCTCCTTCTTTATCCTATATTTAAGTACTAACTCAATTGTAAGATAAACTGATAATAGTACTGATATAATTGCTATTACTGTATTTAAATCCATAAAAATCTCCTTTATTCTGTTATCAAATCTACATCTGCTTTTATAAAATCAATTAAATCCTTTGGGCTTACCTCAACCTGAAAACCAATTTTCCCACCACTGAAAATAAATGTATCCAAGTTTTTACAACTACTGTCAACAACTGTTTTATAGTCCTTTTTCATTCCTATTGGTGAACATCCTCCCCTAATATATCCTGTAACCTTATTAATTTCATCAACTTTTATCATCTCTATTGACTTTTCTCCCACTGCTTTTGCAGCAGCTTTAAGGTTAAGTTCTTTGCTAACGGGAATTACAAATACATAATAATTTTTGCTATTTCCTCTGGTTACAAGAGTTTTATAAACTCTTTCAACGGGTTGTCCGATTTTTTCGGCTACTGAAACACCGTCTATGGCACCGCCTTTACTGTCATATGTATACACATTGTAATTGATTTTAGCAGTATCCAAAATTCTCATTACATTTGTCTTTTGAATTGCCACACAAAACCACCTCTTCTATATTATTCCAAATCATTTTGAGGAAATCGAAAATGTCCTATTATTCGGTCATCTTTGCTCCATTTTAAAAGTAAGTTCTCTTCCATTGGAAATGTGCTTGAGTTGTGTATTATACTAGGAACTCCATCTCTCCTGCGTTTATCCGATATTATAGCAACATGGTCACTGTTTTTCAATACTACTATATCACCTGGCTGCCACTCATACAAGTTTTTCCTATCAAAGGGTTTTACCTCTGTTGTCAGATTAGTAGCAAATTTCTTGAAAAATACATACTGATTTTTTACACGTCTGAAATCTATATTGGGATCAGGTATAATTACACCCTTTTTGTAATCAATTGTATTCTTTGAAATATCAGCATCCATATGGGCCTTCAAATCATATCCTGCGTTTTTTAGTGCTCTCCACACAACATCAGTACATACACCTTCTGATTTCGGCGGATATCCTCCCTCATAGTAAGTACTTTGGTACTTTGTTCTGTTGGATATCTCCAGCCTGGCACCCTGTACTATATCCTCATTATCAGGTATTCCATCGCCATCCATATCTCCATGGCAAATTATTCTATCAATTTTAACCTCCCCTTTAAGAAAGAAAAAAGCATCCTGAAAGGCAAAGTGGCTGTAAGATAATAATGCTATAAAACCCACTGCCAGTATTATGGATGCTAAAAATACAAACCTTTTCATTAAATCACTCCAACCTTCTTGAGCTATTTATTGAATTCATGTTCTTTCAAAGGTATATGTATTCAGTAATTATTTATTTCAGACCATAAATATCCTCTTCTATGCAAATACGTGCTCTTTGCGCAGTCTTTGGATCTGCATTAAGAGAATTTTCCAAAAATTCTGGATTGTTTATCAAGAAATTTTTCATTGTACCTGTGGGATTATCCAGATACTTCATCAGCAAATCGTATTGCTCCGATGAAATATATCCGCCTGAAAGAGCACCATCAAAAAGCCCTTTATCAACATTCATAAGTGCATGGGATTGTACACCTGCGTCCTTTAATTTTTCAGTACCGCCCTGTAATCTGTCTATTACCACAAGACTGTATTTCAAATTACCTTTGAGTTTATTAACAGCCGGAATCCATGCACGCAAATAGCTGGAGGCCTCTGTTATAATATCTGCAATATGAAGGACATTTGCTCCTCCAAGGTCAGTAACATCTGATGATACTCCATCTTTATACAATACAGCTGTCATGTCCTTGAATATTGTTATGTGTGGCATTTTTAGTATATCTGCTATTATCAGTGAAAAGAACCAATCCCTTCTTTCTCCTCCTGATATATATCCTATATCTTTTATATCAATATTACTCTTTATATATTCACACATGGTCGTTATTAGACCTCTGTATATATCGTCAGTTTCAAAATTTTTATGGGCAAGTTCAAGTATTATCTCTGAACAATCCATTTTGTTTTCTTTGCATACATCAATTACCTTTAAAAGGCTATTTGCCTTTTCTTCACTGCCATAAAGAAAATGTGTATTTATGTAATACGGGCCTATCTTGGATGACGTATACCAAAATGGCTTGTTTTCAGGACATATCCTGACGGCGTTGGTTTTAAACAGCCAGTTGATTAAATTATTTTTTTCCATTGTTAACCTCCCACAAAACCTTATTTATTTTTTTGTCTTGACTCCATGTAGCTTTTCCACCATTCCTGATTCTGAATAGTGCTTAACTCCGCATCTAAATGTTCAATATCACCTTCTAAAACAACCTGAAATTCATCATTTTCATCATTGTAATCAACAATTGTCACTGAGGTATTATCATGCCAATAAACATTTTTCATATACTTAAGGGACTTCCCGTAAAACCTGCATAGCATTGCCCTAATGGCTGTGCCATGTGTAACTATACATATACTTCTTCCTTTGTTTTGTCCTATTATATCCATTACTTCTTTTAAAAGGCGATTATAGAACTCCTCCATACTTTCACCATTTGGCATTTGGTGCATATGAGGTTCATTTTCCCATGTATAGTTTTCATTTGGATATAGCTTAGGAAGAACTTCCCATGCAACATTTTCCCAATCTCCCCCGTTTATTTCCTTCATTTTGTCTGTGCGGATAATAGGAAGCTTTTTGATATCAGCTATATACTGTGCTGTCTGTAGGGTTCTTGTCAAGCTGCTTGAATATATAATGTCAATAGGAATATCCGCAAGTCTTTCTGCTACTGCCTTTGCCTGTTTATGTCCTTTTTCCGTAATCCTGCTGTCATACCATCCATGAAATACTCTGTTGAAATTTCCTTCTGCTTCCGCATGTCTTACAAATATAAGCCGTGTTTTCATGAGTACCTCCAATATTATAAATATAATGCAACAGTAATAATTATATCAAATTAATCAGTCATTCAATTCCAACTTTCCGATAATTTCATTTAGGTTTGTATGCCCATGACTCTCAAGATACTTTTCAATTCCGTTAACAATTTCTACTGGGATTATAGGATTAACAAAATTTGCAGTCCCAACCATTATGGCTGATGCGCCCGCAAGCATGAATTCTATGGCATCCTCCCAAGAGCTAATGCCTCCCATTCCTATTACGGGTATTTTAACCGCGTGGGCAGCTTCATATACCATTCGTAATGCAATAGGCTTTACTGCTGGCCCTGACAGACCTCCAAAATTGTTAGCTAAAATTGGTTTCTTTTTATTTATATCAATTGCAAGTCCAAGTATTGTATTTATAAGTGATATACAATCTGCACCTGCTCCCTCGGCAGCTATGGCTATTGACCTAATATCCGAAACATTTGGGGTCAATTTTACTATCAATGGCTGCTTGCAGTATTTTTTTACTGCAGATGTAATTTCCTCTATTCCTTTAGGAGTAGTCCCAAAAGCCAAACATCCGGCCTTAACGTTAGGGCAGGACACATTCATTTCTATAGCATCCACTTGGGAGTCTCCTAGTATTTCTGCCATTTCGCAATATTCTTCTATAGTATTTCCGGCAATGTTTGCAATTATTTTAGTTTTATAATTTTTTAAAAACGGCAGGTCTTCCCTTATAAAGCTTTCAACTCCCGGATTTTGCAATCCAACACTGTTAAGTATGCCTGCAGGGGTTTCTGCTATTCTCGGGGGCTTATTGCCTTTTCTTTCCTTTAGGGTAAGTCCTTTTACTGAAATTCCTCCGATTTGATTCAAATCAACATACTCACTATATTCCTTACCAAACCCGTAAGTACCTGATGCCATTATAACAGGGTTGTCAAACTGTACTCCTGCAATATTTGTGCTTAAATCTATCTTATTTGACATAAATAAACCTCCCATTTAGTCCCAGCAAACCTCTGTGCTCCAAAATACAGGCCCGTCCTTACATACATGGCTAAATTCCCAGTTGTTACCATTTTTAGTCTTACAAGCACAAACTAAACAGGCTCCTATACCGCACCCCATACGTTGTTCCATAGATACCTGACATGGTATTTTATTTTTTTCAGCAATAGCGGAAACCTTCTGCATCATTATAGCAGGACCGCAGGTATAAATAATGTCCGGTTTTTGAGACTTAATTTTCTCTTCAAGCAATTCTGTTACAAAGGCTTTCTTACCATATGAACCATCATCTGTAGCAATTTCCACGTTACCTGCGGCAGCCCTAAATTTGTCTTCCAAAACAACTGACTCTTTGTTTCTGAATCCTAGCAAAGCAGTCTTATTGGCTGCTTGAGAGCATTTTAACAGATAAAGGAGAGGGAAGGTCCCTATCCCTCCCCCAACTACACATATATTTTCATGTTTATCATCTATCATAAAGGAATTTCCCAGGGGCGCCATTATGTCAACTTTCCCTTGACACATACTGCAAAGTTTTTCGGTACCTCTTCCCTTTACCTGAATAACTATATCAAAGGTATTTTGAGACTTATCTACATCGCAAATGCTTATAGGACGCCTCAACATCGCATCCAATCCCCCGCATCTTATATTAACAAACTGACCCGGTTTTGCATTGGAAGCAACATATTCAGAGCTGATAGTCATTTTAAAAACATCCTTGCACAG
It includes:
- the ybaK gene encoding Cys-tRNA(Pro) deacylase; the encoded protein is MAIQKTNVMRILDTAKINYNVYTYDSKGGAIDGVSVAEKIGQPVERVYKTLVTRGNSKNYYVFVIPVSKELNLKAAAKAVGEKSIEMIKVDEINKVTGYIRGGCSPIGMKKDYKTVVDSSCKNLDTFIFSGGKIGFQVEVSPKDLIDFIKADVDLITE
- a CDS encoding DUF1287 domain-containing protein is translated as MKRFVFLASIILAVGFIALLSYSHFAFQDAFFFLKGEVKIDRIICHGDMDGDGIPDNEDIVQGARLEISNRTKYQSTYYEGGYPPKSEGVCTDVVWRALKNAGYDLKAHMDADISKNTIDYKKGVIIPDPNIDFRRVKNQYVFFKKFATNLTTEVKPFDRKNLYEWQPGDIVVLKNSDHVAIISDKRRRDGVPSIIHNSSTFPMEENLLLKWSKDDRIIGHFRFPQNDLE
- a CDS encoding orotate phosphoribosyltransferase — protein: MEKNNLINWLFKTNAVRICPENKPFWYTSSKIGPYYINTHFLYGSEEKANSLLKVIDVCKENKMDCSEIILELAHKNFETDDIYRGLITTMCEYIKSNIDIKDIGYISGGERRDWFFSLIIADILKMPHITIFKDMTAVLYKDGVSSDVTDLGGANVLHIADIITEASSYLRAWIPAVNKLKGNLKYSLVVIDRLQGGTEKLKDAGVQSHALMNVDKGLFDGALSGGYISSEQYDLLMKYLDNPTGTMKNFLINNPEFLENSLNADPKTAQRARICIEEDIYGLK
- a CDS encoding histidine phosphatase family protein, which encodes MKTRLIFVRHAEAEGNFNRVFHGWYDSRITEKGHKQAKAVAERLADIPIDIIYSSSLTRTLQTAQYIADIKKLPIIRTDKMKEINGGDWENVAWEVLPKLYPNENYTWENEPHMHQMPNGESMEEFYNRLLKEVMDIIGQNKGRSICIVTHGTAIRAMLCRFYGKSLKYMKNVYWHDNTSVTIVDYNDENDEFQVVLEGDIEHLDAELSTIQNQEWWKSYMESRQKNK
- a CDS encoding dihydroorotate dehydrogenase codes for the protein MSNKIDLSTNIAGVQFDNPVIMASGTYGFGKEYSEYVDLNQIGGISVKGLTLKERKGNKPPRIAETPAGILNSVGLQNPGVESFIREDLPFLKNYKTKIIANIAGNTIEEYCEMAEILGDSQVDAIEMNVSCPNVKAGCLAFGTTPKGIEEITSAVKKYCKQPLIVKLTPNVSDIRSIAIAAEGAGADCISLINTILGLAIDINKKKPILANNFGGLSGPAVKPIALRMVYEAAHAVKIPVIGMGGISSWEDAIEFMLAGASAIMVGTANFVNPIIPVEIVNGIEKYLESHGHTNLNEIIGKLELND
- a CDS encoding dihydroorotate dehydrogenase electron transfer subunit, whose translation is MGNILNEQIVNTKMLCKDVFKMTISSEYVASNAKPGQFVNIRCGGLDAMLRRPISICDVDKSQNTFDIVIQVKGRGTEKLCSMCQGKVDIMAPLGNSFMIDDKHENICVVGGGIGTFPLLYLLKCSQAANKTALLGFRNKESVVLEDKFRAAAGNVEIATDDGSYGKKAFVTELLEEKIKSQKPDIIYTCGPAIMMQKVSAIAEKNKIPCQVSMEQRMGCGIGACLVCACKTKNGNNWEFSHVCKDGPVFWSTEVCWD